Proteins encoded together in one Balaenoptera musculus isolate JJ_BM4_2016_0621 chromosome 6, mBalMus1.pri.v3, whole genome shotgun sequence window:
- the ZNF782 gene encoding zinc finger protein 782 → MPCKFDTTGSTYLLLSSLTPHCQYSRKKAYELNVCENWLLSIKDHRTNTGEKSFVYSKSVKAFGHKDKVIQHQTIQTLQQTFEYNECGKDILEKTALVTSKNTHPKVKSYKFNKFGENQYDKSTLIISQSNHPEEKSHYEFNKYEYTIDKNRNNFSRITQRTDTEGKSFSQKLHIREQQKIHIGVKPFEYGKNFSHNSTLPMHQRIHTIDQSSDYGTCTESLAYQSTFNVHKRTQITVKPYECNECGKSCTMTSCLIQPQKSHTEEKPYECHECGKAFSEKSRLRKHQRTHTGEKPYKCDGCEKAFSAKSGLRIHQRIHTGEKPFECNECGKSFNYKSILIVHQRTHTGEKPFECNECGKSFSHMSGLRNHRRTHTGERPYKCDECGKAFKLKSGLRKHHRTHTGEKPYKCNQCGKAFGQKSQLRGHHRIHTGEKPYTCNHCGEAFSQKSNLRVHHRTHTGEKPYKCDECGKTFRQKSNLRGHQRTHTGEKPYECSECAKAFSEKSVLRKHQRTHTGEKPYNCNHCGEAFSQKSNLRVHQRTHTGEKPYKCDKCGKTFSQKSSLREHQKAHTGN, encoded by the coding sequence ATGCCTTGTAAATTTGACACTACAGGGTCTACTTACTTGCTTCTTAGCTCATTGACCCCACACTGTCAATATTCAAGAAAGAAGGCTTATGAGCTTAATGTATGTGAGAACTGGCTCCTCAGTATTAAGGATCACAGAACTAATACTGGAGAGAAATCTTTTGTTTATAGTAAAAGTGTGAAAGCCTTTGGACATAAAGACAAAGTTATTCAGCATCAGACAATTCAGACTTTACAGCAAACTTTTGAATATAATGAATGTGGAAAAGATATTCTTGAAAAGACTGCCCTTGTTACATCTAAGAATACCCACCCAAAAGTGAAATCttataaattcaataaatttggggaaaaccAATATGATAAATCAACCTTGATAATCTCTCAGAGCAATCATCCAGAGGAGAAGAGTCACTACGAgtttaataaatatgaatatactattgataaaaacagaaataatttcagTAGGATCACTCAAAGAACTGACACAGAAGGGAAATCTTTTAGCCAAAAATTACACATTAGAGAACAGCAAAAAATTCATATAGGGGTGAAACCCTTTGAATATGGAAAGAATTTCAGCCATAATTCAACCCTCCCAatgcatcagagaattcacacaatAGACCAGTCCTCTGACTATGGCACATGTACAGAATCATTGGCTTACCAGTCAACTTTCAATGTACATAAGAGAACGCAAATAACAGTGAAACCCTATGAgtgtaatgaatgtggaaaatcCTGCACTATGACTTCATGCCTGATTCAGCCTCAGAAAAGTCACACAGaggagaaaccctatgaatgtcatgaatgtgggaaagctttcagtgaGAAGTCACGCCTAAGAAaacatcagagaactcacacaggagagaaaccctataaatgtgATGGATGTGAGAAAGCTTTCAGTGCAAAGTCAGGCCTAAGaatacatcagagaattcacacaggagagaaaccttttgaatgtaatgaatgtgggaaatctttcaACTATAAATCAATCCTCATAGTACATCAGAGAACTCACACGGGTGAGAAACCctttgaatgtaatgaatgtggaaaatctTTCAGCCATATGTCAGGCCTAAGGAATCATCGGAGAACTCACACAGGAGAAAGACCATATAAATGtgatgaatgtgggaaagctttcaaACTGAAGTCAGGTCTAAGAAAACATCATAGAACTCATACAGGGGAGAAGCCCTATAAATGTAATCAATGTGGGAAAGCATTCGGTCAGAAATCACAACTCAGAGGACATCATAGAATtcacacaggggagaaaccctatACATGTAATCATTGTGGGGAAGCCTTTAGCCAGAAATCAAACCTCAGAGTACATCACAGAACTCACACGGGggagaaaccctataaatgtgATGAGTGTGGAAAAACTTTCAGGCAGAAATCAAATCTCAGAGGacatcagagaactcacacaggggagaaaccctatgaatgtagtGAATGTGCCAAAGCTTTCAGTGAGAAGTCAGTCCTAAGAAaacatcagagaactcacacaggagagaaaccctataatTGTAATCACTGTGGAGAAGCTTTCAGCCAGAAATCAAACCTCAGAGTACATCAGAGAACTCACACGGGggagaaaccctataaatgtgATAAATGTGGGAAAACTTTCAGCCAGAAATCAAGCCTTAGAGAACATCAGAAAGCCCACACAGGGAACTAA